A genomic window from Blattabacterium cuenoti includes:
- the rsmI gene encoding 16S rRNA (cytidine(1402)-2'-O)-methyltransferase — MLYIVPTPIGNREDLTFRSLRILKEVDLILVENYKFSKKLLNFYNVKTPIKTYHIFNEHKIINSILKKIKKGKKIALISNSGTPSISDPGFLLIRSCIKATIPIECLPGATALIPALVISGLPIHEFTFIGFLSKKKKRKKQLQNLSKENRTIVLYESPHRLLRTLNDLKIFFGLETNIVICKEISKIFQKTLRGKIQEIISHYQNSKKILGEYILIIDNNY; from the coding sequence ATGTTATATATAGTTCCTACTCCTATAGGAAATAGAGAAGATTTAACTTTTAGAAGTTTAAGAATTTTAAAAGAAGTAGATCTTATTTTAGTAGAAAATTATAAATTTTCAAAAAAATTATTAAATTTTTATAATGTAAAAACACCTATAAAAACTTATCATATTTTTAATGAACATAAAATTATTAATTCTATTTTAAAAAAAATAAAAAAAGGAAAAAAAATAGCATTAATTTCTAATTCTGGGACTCCTAGTATCTCTGATCCAGGGTTTCTACTTATCAGATCTTGTATTAAAGCTACTATTCCTATAGAATGTTTACCAGGAGCAACAGCTTTAATTCCAGCGTTAGTAATTTCTGGATTACCTATTCATGAATTTACATTTATTGGTTTTTTATCTAAAAAAAAAAAAAGAAAAAAACAATTACAAAATTTATCAAAAGAAAATAGAACTATTGTCTTATATGAATCTCCTCATAGATTATTGCGGACATTAAATGATTTAAAAATTTTTTTTGGATTAGAAACAAATATTGTAATCTGTAAAGAAATATCTAAAATATTTCAAAAAACATTAAGAGGAAAAATTCAAGAAATCATTTCTCATTATCAAAATTCTAAAAAAATATTAGGAGAATATATTTTAATTATTGATAATAATTATTAA